The Nerophis lumbriciformis linkage group LG05, RoL_Nlum_v2.1, whole genome shotgun sequence genome contains a region encoding:
- the sat2a.1 gene encoding diamine acetyltransferase 1 isoform X2: MDFSIRDANVEDCKDVARMNLDLAAYEKIPEQVTITHKDLEQDGFSKNPFFQCLIAEVPQQHKSKDGYTSIGFALYFYSYCAWRGRSIYLEGLYVMPEFRGQGVGKALLSKVAQRGLAAGCNMLNFIVMHANQSSVDFYMRQGGSDLTSDVGYHYMAFKEDALQQLAQT, encoded by the exons ATGGACTTTTCTATCAGGGATGCTAACGTGGAGGACTGCAAGGATGTGGCGCGGATGAACCTG GATCTGGCCGCGTACGAGAAGATCCCAGAGCAGGTGACAATCACACACAAAG ATTTGGAACAAGATGGTTTCTCCAAGAACCCGTTCTTCCAGTGTCTCATCGCTGAGGTCCCTCAGCAGCACAAAAGTAAAGATG GTTACACATCGATCGGCTTTGCACTTTACTTCTACTCATACTGcgcatggagagggagatctaTCTACTTGGAGGGCCTGTACGTCATGCCGGAATTCCGAG GGCAAGGTGTGGGTAAAGCGTTATTGAGCAAAGTAGCACAG CGGGGTTTAGCTGCAGGCTGCAACATGCTCAACTTCATCGTGATGCACGCCAACCAGTCGTCTGTGGACTTTTACATGCGGCAAGGCGGCTCAGACTTGACGTCTGATGTGGGCTATCACTATATGGCGTTCAAAGAGGACGCCCTGCAGCAGCTGGCACAGACCTGA
- the sat2a.1 gene encoding diamine acetyltransferase 1 isoform X1, whose protein sequence is MDFSIRDANVEDCKDVARMNLDLAAYEKIPEQCVPHKFCDLDLEQDGFSKNPFFQCLIAEVPQQHKSKDGYTSIGFALYFYSYCAWRGRSIYLEGLYVMPEFRGQGVGKALLSKVAQRGLAAGCNMLNFIVMHANQSSVDFYMRQGGSDLTSDVGYHYMAFKEDALQQLAQT, encoded by the exons ATGGACTTTTCTATCAGGGATGCTAACGTGGAGGACTGCAAGGATGTGGCGCGGATGAACCTG GATCTGGCCGCGTACGAGAAGATCCCAGAGCAG TGTGTACCACACAAATTCTGCGACTTAGATTTGGAACAAGATGGTTTCTCCAAGAACCCGTTCTTCCAGTGTCTCATCGCTGAGGTCCCTCAGCAGCACAAAAGTAAAGATG GTTACACATCGATCGGCTTTGCACTTTACTTCTACTCATACTGcgcatggagagggagatctaTCTACTTGGAGGGCCTGTACGTCATGCCGGAATTCCGAG GGCAAGGTGTGGGTAAAGCGTTATTGAGCAAAGTAGCACAG CGGGGTTTAGCTGCAGGCTGCAACATGCTCAACTTCATCGTGATGCACGCCAACCAGTCGTCTGTGGACTTTTACATGCGGCAAGGCGGCTCAGACTTGACGTCTGATGTGGGCTATCACTATATGGCGTTCAAAGAGGACGCCCTGCAGCAGCTGGCACAGACCTGA